The following proteins are encoded in a genomic region of Sesamum indicum cultivar Zhongzhi No. 13 linkage group LG8, S_indicum_v1.0, whole genome shotgun sequence:
- the LOC105167732 gene encoding UDP-glycosyltransferase 83A1-like isoform X1, which produces MGKPHVLMVPFPVQGHVIPMFELAYCLAKHRIRTTIVNTEIVHHRLLNSTSALDDSIRLVSVPDGLESGERQIPGKLMEAVCRVMPVKIEELIREIGGCSAEDKVSCIVYDQSLGRIQQVAERMGIGSVAFLPAAAALLVLGFNIPKLIQDGIIDDQGNPLTDKAVQFAATMPIMSPSDFVWHRLKIASLQKLLFHIMTENNTPTESADWLICNSVLDLEPGAFTMAPQILPIGPLLATNNRPAHSAGGHFWQQEYECLEWLDRQPPCSVIYVAFGSSVMLKKAHVKELALGLELANRPFLWVVRPEAIDGADDWEEFLERVAGRGRIIGWAPQQRVLEHPSTACFISHCGWNSTLESVSSGVPMLCWPYFADQFINQSYVCDIWKVGLRLEEDGANGIVASEEINRKIDRLLGDGAFRGRALHLKGKVWSSAREGGHSHENLSKFINWIKK; this is translated from the exons ATGGGGAAACCTCACGTACTAATGGTGCCATTCCCAGTTCAAGGGCATGTGATCCCCATGTTTGAACTCGCGTACTGCTTAGCCAAACACAGGATAAGAACCACAATCGTGAACACAGAGATCGTCCACCACCGTCTCCTCAATTCCACCTCCGCGTTGGACGATAGTATCCGTTTGGTTTCAGTTCCGGATGGACTAGAATCAGGCGAGAGACAGATTCCGGGGAAGCTGATGGAGGCGGTGTGCAGAGTGATGCCTGTGAAAATCGAGGAGTTGATACGAGAGATTGGTGGATGCTCGGCGGAGGATAAGGTGAGTTGCATTGTTTATGATCAGAGCCTCGGCAGAATTCAGCAGGTTGCGGAGAGGATGGGAATTGGATCTGTGGCCTTTCTGCCCGCAGCGGCCGCTTTGTTGGTGTTGGGGTTCAACATTCCCAAGTTGATTCAGGATGGAATTATTGACGACCAAG GAAATCCATTAACGGACAAGGCGGTTCAGTTTGCAGCAACAATGCCCATCATGAGCCCGTCCGACTTCGTCTGGCACCGTCTCAAAATCGCCTCACTGCAGAAACTACTCTTCCACATCATGACTGAAAACAACACACCAACAGAATCAGCAGACTGGCTCATTTGCAACTCCGTCCTCGATCTCGAGCCAGGAGCATTCACCATGGCTCCACAGATACTCCCCATCGGCCCTCTGCTAGCCACCAATAACCGGCCGGCACATTCAGCCGGCGGGCATTTCTGGCAGCAAGAGTACGAGTGCCTAGAATGGCTCGACAGGCAGCCACCCTGCTCAGTGATATACGTTGCGTTTGGGAGCTCTGTAATGCTCAAAAAAGCTCATGTCAAAGAGTTAGCATTAGGGCTGGAGCTCGCCAACAGGCCGTTCCTGTGGGTGGTTCGTCCCGAAGCCATTGATGGGGCTGACGATTGGGAAGAGTTCTTGGAGAGAGTGGCGGGTCGAGGGCGGATCATCGGTTGGGCGCCTCAGCAGAGAGTTTTGGAGCATCCTTCAACCGCTTGTTTTATAAGTCACTGTGGCTGGAACTCGACTCTGGAAAGTGTGAGCAGCGGAGTTCCAATGCTGTGTTGGCCTTATTTTGCGGATCAGTTTATTAATCAGAGCTATGTTTGTGATATTTGGAAGGTGGGATTGCGACTTGAAGAGGACGGTGCTAACGGGATCGTGGCATCGGAAGAAATTAACAGAAAGATCGATCGGTTGCTTGGGGACGGTGCGTTCAGGGGGAGAGCTTTGCATTTGAAGGGAAAGGTGTGGAGCAGTGCAAGAGAAGGGGGACATTCTCATGAAAATCTAAGCAAGTTTATCAATTGGATAAAGAAATGA
- the LOC105167732 gene encoding UDP-glycosyltransferase 83A1-like isoform X2 translates to MGKPHVLMVPFPVQGHVIPMFELAYCLAKHRIRTTIVNTEIVHHRLLNSTSALDDSIRLVSVPDGLESGERQIPGKLMEAVCRVMPVKIEELIREIGGCSAEDKVSCIVYDQSLGRIQQVAERMGIGSVAFLPAAAALLVLGFNIPKLIQDGIIDDQGNPLTDKAVQFAATMPIMSPSDFVWHRLKIASLQKLLFHIMTENNTPTESADWLICNSVLDLEPGAFTMAPQILPIGPLLATNNRPAHSAGGHFWQQEYECLEWLDRQPPCSVIYVAFGSSVMLKKAHVKELALGLELANRPFLWVVRPEAIDGADDWEEFLERVAGRGRIIGWAPQQRVLEHPSTACFISHCGWNSTLESVGLRLEEDGANGIVASEEINRKIDRLLGDGAFRGRALHLKGKVWSSAREGGHSHENLSKFINWIKK, encoded by the exons ATGGGGAAACCTCACGTACTAATGGTGCCATTCCCAGTTCAAGGGCATGTGATCCCCATGTTTGAACTCGCGTACTGCTTAGCCAAACACAGGATAAGAACCACAATCGTGAACACAGAGATCGTCCACCACCGTCTCCTCAATTCCACCTCCGCGTTGGACGATAGTATCCGTTTGGTTTCAGTTCCGGATGGACTAGAATCAGGCGAGAGACAGATTCCGGGGAAGCTGATGGAGGCGGTGTGCAGAGTGATGCCTGTGAAAATCGAGGAGTTGATACGAGAGATTGGTGGATGCTCGGCGGAGGATAAGGTGAGTTGCATTGTTTATGATCAGAGCCTCGGCAGAATTCAGCAGGTTGCGGAGAGGATGGGAATTGGATCTGTGGCCTTTCTGCCCGCAGCGGCCGCTTTGTTGGTGTTGGGGTTCAACATTCCCAAGTTGATTCAGGATGGAATTATTGACGACCAAG GAAATCCATTAACGGACAAGGCGGTTCAGTTTGCAGCAACAATGCCCATCATGAGCCCGTCCGACTTCGTCTGGCACCGTCTCAAAATCGCCTCACTGCAGAAACTACTCTTCCACATCATGACTGAAAACAACACACCAACAGAATCAGCAGACTGGCTCATTTGCAACTCCGTCCTCGATCTCGAGCCAGGAGCATTCACCATGGCTCCACAGATACTCCCCATCGGCCCTCTGCTAGCCACCAATAACCGGCCGGCACATTCAGCCGGCGGGCATTTCTGGCAGCAAGAGTACGAGTGCCTAGAATGGCTCGACAGGCAGCCACCCTGCTCAGTGATATACGTTGCGTTTGGGAGCTCTGTAATGCTCAAAAAAGCTCATGTCAAAGAGTTAGCATTAGGGCTGGAGCTCGCCAACAGGCCGTTCCTGTGGGTGGTTCGTCCCGAAGCCATTGATGGGGCTGACGATTGGGAAGAGTTCTTGGAGAGAGTGGCGGGTCGAGGGCGGATCATCGGTTGGGCGCCTCAGCAGAGAGTTTTGGAGCATCCTTCAACCGCTTGTTTTATAAGTCACTGTGGCTGGAACTCGACTCTGGAAAGT GTGGGATTGCGACTTGAAGAGGACGGTGCTAACGGGATCGTGGCATCGGAAGAAATTAACAGAAAGATCGATCGGTTGCTTGGGGACGGTGCGTTCAGGGGGAGAGCTTTGCATTTGAAGGGAAAGGTGTGGAGCAGTGCAAGAGAAGGGGGACATTCTCATGAAAATCTAAGCAAGTTTATCAATTGGATAAAGAAATGA
- the LOC105167642 gene encoding uncharacterized protein LOC105167642, translated as MLQRQIMFKQLQELQRRQQLQDLGDTRNQNYVNQLSSLRQASGGQFPPAINGTPVQDSSQMFMVGNMQMMQHDAPNGLVLSQSHNPVQPQFDISLYGTHALNNEKNLNQYSQFQGPSSLSVDLLTKNNNSPLGMAAMQPFTSQQCNFSSDQIGMPGNSLQSNQEKNLFGQVPIGGFNSAVSSGSYTPQGIKMQRDESLLDSEGRHEDAGWNGLSPGKTSNLSLSQNTASLDPLEQKILYNTDDNSWESSFSRNSKMSTGGFEITVEHTSHMDALPSIQSGSWSALMQSAVAETSSSDTGIQEEWSGLSFQNPEPLNDNQPPNFIDSEKLQNNWVDRNLQNATSPSSKPDHFIQNNNMNCSFPNFQQSGHQYLKQKEEYLSESSRATTQQSPGNTSQLTDYNSQQRSSTGGFNTYAGHEFGGTFWLQGNTSHHVPGGSQKPYDQVNQLNVRRFSVEPENMAPGKNVEAVSTLLGASSDCHGESTIAPSESMLELLNKDDDQTHAMQLNSRVSIPGDLQLTETTVASFAKPCNTSMSPDFGFRLGPVDPGTPKSYSFFPPLSTGNSRATAVSSHNLNDYIKNQQPPPPAPTHMATEFPAYGAASSQENPEQKITHSNGPEFPLLEHEPVTQPSLTSDMLQHAGFPVGLPTPWPDMATQQHAASMKSFKFSSNLFRSPDSASSSLGAGPGAANEQSNENCFQHEFNVQELGTHSGKSECSGQQLDRGSTDMHDSILASRSTHKQEYMRKHHMEADPVGSGSLMNNTQLQPSNQAEGRDKEISTFPSRDIGAFRNSWSHNYSLLHQLHSARNAETDGAKSFPPKYDNYQPLIANARELLMSGKAGVKDRAKGDLNAISQLGAFQSGGNTRWNGSQEAQGDQSGKTLSTAYHQNRQQIDMFCQNDMQSPAGSNISSNMTYQSQVSLQMAPSWFKHYGTSKNGQMLSMYDPKLAVSAAKSFPEMTRNLQENSLIMQVNLASASQGSGLCPTAATSVTCKQLKSNCLLPSDVTPQNLAVSIPKKRKLLAFDMVPWHKELNHGPPRLQDISTSELVWAQASNRRPEEVKDEAEIFEEFFPAVRAKRRLICTTQLMQQVFQPGPPVILWSDASSNCDYVAYSAARSALGDTCSLTSQLPSHTNDISPDELKTSKRMHTCEFTKVVECFINRVKKLEGDLSRLDKSLSVVDVKVEAQDLEKFSIINRFAKYHIRAQPSAVDPASSSNTSILHKAIPQKYVSAFPMPKIVPEGTDCVSL; from the exons ATGTTGCAGCGCCAGATTATGTTTAAGCAGCTGCAGGAACTGCAGCGGCGACAGCAGCTCCAGGATTTAGGTGATACCAGAAACCAGAATTATGTAAATCAACTGTCATCATTAAGACAAGCTTCAGGGGGTCAGTTTCCACCTGCAATTAATGGAACACCTGTACAGGACTCCTCCCAGATGTTTATGGTTGGTAATATGCAAATGATGCAACATGATGCACCCAATGGATTAGTTCTTTCACAAAGTCATAATCCTGTGCAGCCACAGTTTGACATATCTTTGTATGGAACTCATGCTCTAAACaatgaaaagaatttaaatcaatattcTCAGTTCCAAGGGCCATCTAGTCTTTCTGTTGATCTGCTTACGAAGAACAATAATAGCCCTTTAGGAATGGCTGCCATGCAGCCATTCACGAGTCAACAATGCAATTTCTCTTCCGACCAGATTGGCATGCCTGGTAATTCATTACAATCCAATCAAGagaagaatttgtttggtcaagTTCCAATAGGCGGTTTCAATAGTGCAGTTTCATCTGGGAGCTACACCCCTCAAGGAATTAAGATGCAGAGAGATGAATCACTTTTGGATTCTGAGGGGAGGCATGAAGATGCTGGTTGGAATGGACTTTCCCCAGGGAAAACGTCGAATCTTAGCCTTTCACAGAATACTGCTTCTCTTGATCCATTGGAACAGAAAATCTTGTACAATACCGACGACAACAGCTGGGAATCATCATTCAGCAGAAATAGCAAAATGAGCACAGGAGGATTTGAAATTACAGTGGAACACACATCTCACATGGATGCATTGCCTTCTATACAAAGTGGTAGCTGGAGTGCTCTAATGCAGTCTGCCGTGGCAGAAACTTCTAGCAGTGACACAGGGATACAAGAAGAGTGGAGTGGACTGAGCTTCCAGAATCCAGAACCACTAAATGACAATCAGCCCCCGAATTTCATTGATAGTGAAAAGCTGCAAAATAATTGGGTTGATAGAAACCTGCAAAATGCCACCTCCCCAAGTTCAAAGCCTGATCATTTCATCCAGAATAACAATATGAACTGTAGCTTCCCTAATTTTCAGCAATCAGGCCACCAATATCTTAAACAGAAAGAGGAATATCTCTCTGAGTCTTCTCGTGCCACCACCCAGCAGTCCCCAGGAAATACTAGCCAGTTGACTGATTATAACTCTCAACAGAGGAGTTCCACAGGAGGGTTTAACACTTACGCAGGTCATGAATTTGGGGGCACTTTTTGGCTTCAGGGAAATACATCACATCATGTGCCTGGTGGTAGTCAGAAGCCATATGATCag GTGAACCAGCTGAATGTTCGCAGGTTTTCAGTAGAACCAGAGAATATGGCTCCTGGAAAAAATGTGGAAGCTGTGTCAACTCTATTAGGTGCTTCTTCAGATTGTCATGGTGAAAGCACAATTGCTCCGAG TGAGAGTATGCTTGAGCTACTTAACAAGGATGATGATCAAACACATGCAATGCAGTTGAACTCGAGAGTCTCTATTCCCGGAGACTTGCAATTAACTGAGACTACTGTTGCATCTTTTGCTAAACCATGCAACACTTCCATGTCACCGGATTTTGGCTTTAGACTGGGGCCTGTGGATCCTGGGACTCCAAAGTCGTACTCATTTTTCCCGCCCTTGTCGACG GGAAACTCAAGAGCAACAGCTGTTTCTAGTCACAATCTGAATGATTACATTAAAAATCAACAGCCACCTCCACCAGCTCCAACTCACATGGCTACTGAATTCCCGGCATACGGCGCTGCGTCCTCTCAAGAGAATCCTGAACAGAAAATAACCCACTCAAACGGTCCAGAATTCCCACTTCTGGAGCATGAGCCGGTAACTCAACCCTCTTTGACATCAGATATGCTGCAGCATGCAGGATTTCCCGTCGGGCTACCTACCCCATGGCCAGATATGGCCACTCAGCAGCATGCAGCTTCCATGAAATCTTTCAAATTCTCCTCCAATTTGTTTCGATCTCCTGATTCAGCGTCTAGCAGTCTAGGTGCTGGCCCAGGGGCTGCAAATGAGCAGTCCAATGAGAACTGTTTCCAACATGAATTTAATGTACAAGAATTGGGTACACATTCCGGGAAATCAGAGTGTAGCGGACAACAACTGGATAGGGGCTCAACTGACATGCACGACTCAATACTAGCAAGCAGAAGTACTCACAAGCAAGAATATATGAGAAAGCACCACATGGAAGCAGATCCTGTTGGATCTGGTTCATTGATGAATAATACACAGCTGCAACCTTCTAATCAAGCAGAGGGGAGAGACAAGGAAATATCTACTTTTCCTTCTAGGGACATTGGAGCCTTTCGGAATTCTTGGAGTCACAATTACTCTCTTCTTCATCAATTGCATTCTGCAAGGAATGCTGAAACTGATGGTGCTAAGAGTTTCCCAcctaaatatgataattatcaGCCGTTAATTGCCAATGCAAGGGAGCTTCTCATGAGTGGGAAGGCAGGAGTCAAAGATAGAGCAAAAGGCGACCTGAATGCAATATCACAGCTTGGTGCATTTCAGTCTGGGGGCAATACCCGATGGAACGGCTCACAAGAGGCCCAAGGAGATCAATCAGGCAAAACGTTGTCTACAGCTTACCATCAGAATCGCCAACAGATTGATATGTTTTGCCAAAATGATATGCAAAGTCCCGCTGGCAGTAATATATCTTCCAACATGACATATCAGTCGCAGGTCAGTTTGCAAATGGCTCCATCCTGGTTTAAGCATTATGGGACATCGAAGAATGGACAGATGTTATCAATGTATGATCCAAAACTTGCGGTTAGTGCTGCTAAGTCATTCCCTGAAATGACTCGAAACTTGCAGGAAAATAGTCTGATTATGCAAGTAAATTTGGCTAGTGCTAGTCAAGGAAGCGGCTTATGTCCTACAGCTGCCACCTCTGTAACCTGTAAACAATTGAAAAGCAATTGTTTGTTGCCTTCAGATGTCACTCCTCAGAACTTGGCTGTTTCAATACCAAAGAAACGTAAACTTCTTGCATTTGATATGGTACCCTGGCACAAAGAATTAAATCATGGACCACCGAGGCTCCAAGATATCAG CACCTCAGAGTTAGTATGGGCACAAGCTTCAAATAGAAGACCAGAAGAG GTAAAAGATGAGGCGgaaatttttgaagaattCTTTCCAGCGGTTCGAGCAAAAAGACGGCTTATTTGCACCACACAGCTTATGCAGCAGGTCTTCCAACCTGGACCACCAGTTATTCTATGGTCAGATGCCAGTTCAAATTGTGATTATGTGGCATATTCTGCTGCCAGATCAGCATTAGGAGATACGTGCAGCCTGACTAGTCAATTGCCATCTCATACCAATGACAT TTCACCTGATGAGCTAAAGACGTCAAAGAGAATGCATACCTGCGAGTTCACAAAAGTTGTGGAATGCTTTATTAATCGAGTGAAGAAGCTTGAAGGTGATTTATCAAG ACTGGACAAAAGTTTATCAGTTGTAGACGTCAAAGTGGAAGCACAAGACTTGGAGAAGTTCTCTATAATCAACCGTTTCGCAAAGTACCACATCAGGGCCCAACCTAGCGCAGTTGATCCTGCATCCTCATCTAACACATCAATTTTGCACAAGGCCATCCCCCAAAAATATGTCTCGGCATTTCCAATGCCTAAGATAGTACCAGAAGGGACAGATTGTGTTTCGTTGTGA
- the LOC105167644 gene encoding pectinesterase 31: MASNIITVAQDGTADYTTVQEAIDVVPLGNKCRVVIRVAPGVYRQPVYVPKTKNLITLAGLSPEDTVLSWNNTSAKIEHHQSARVIGTGTFGCGTVIVEGEDFIAENITFENFAPQGSGQAVALRVTADRCAFYNCRFLGWQDTLYLHYGKQYLRDCYVEGSVDFIFGNSTALLEHCHIHCKSTGFVTAQSRKSSQESTGYVFLRCVITGNGGTEYMYLGRPWGPFGRVVFAYTYMDACIRKVGWNNWEKTENERTACFYEYQCYGPGSCPSKRVTWARELIDEEAEQFLGHSFIDPDPQRPWLAPMMAVKIPYSAM; the protein is encoded by the exons ATGGCCTCCAATATAATTACGGTGGCGCAGGACGGCACCGCCGACTACACCACGGTGCAAGAAGCCATTGATGTGGTGCCGCTGGGCAACAAGTGCCGCGTTGTCATTCGTGTGGCTCCCGGAGTTTACAGGCAGCCGGTGTACGTTCCTAAGACCAAAAACCTCATCACACTCGCCGGACTAAGCCCCGAGGATACGGTTTTATCGTGGAACAACACCTCCGCCAAAATCGAGCACCACCAGTCGGCGCGTGTCATTGGGACTGGGACGTTTGGTTGCGGGACTGTTATTGTTGAGGGGGAGGATTTCATCGCTGAGAACATTACTTTTGAAAACTTTGCCCCACAG GGGTCGGGCCAGGCTGTGGCGCTTAGGGTGACGGCTGATCGTTGCGCGTTTTACAATTGCAGGTTTCTTGGATGGCAG GATACACTATATTTGCACTATGGGAAGCAATATCTACGAGATTGCTACGTTGAAGGAAGTGTAGACTTCATTTTTGGTAATAGCACTGCCCTTTTGGAGCATTGTCATATCCACTGCAAATCCACTGGATTTGTAACTGCGCAAAGCAGAAAATCTTCTCAAGAGTCAACTGGATACGTGTTCTTGAG ATGTGTGATTACTGGCAACGGAGGAACAGAATACATGTATCTTGGACGACCATGGGGACCCTTTGGGAGGGTGGTCTTTGCCTATACATACATGGATGCTTGTATTAGAAAAGTTGGTTGGAATAACTGGGAAAAGACCGAGAATGAACGAACCGCTTGCTTTTATGAGTACCA GTGCTATGGACCAGGTAGTTGCCCGTCAAAACGAGTGACATGGGCCAGAGAGCTGATAGATGAAGAAGCTGAGCAGTTTCTCGGTCATAGTTTCATCGACCCAGATCCACAACGGCCATGGCTAGCCCCGATGATGGCTGTAAAGATACCATATTCAGCTATGTAG
- the LOC105167646 gene encoding phosphate transporter PHO1 homolog 9 translates to MKFGKELTSQMVQEWQGAYMDYSHLKKLLKEIMRFRLQNAPQFSSRKGFLTRRLTMYRAFSGLTGRDNHVRSSSKENEDEVILVGPVQQEGSENYYQTTFLRSSEEGGGDEVVFFEKLDHELNKVLRFYKAKVEEVKVEAEELSKQMDALIALRIKVHKPYVEQKFAPAVKVGSSAPATDIASASGESREMDVIEEVETGSDGSSGDEQIRASKDKKDIKGFRPAPVEVLDHVKINVAPDTPISTLRNVIISSKSDLSFSKEELRKAEEKLGRAFVEFYQKLRLLKSYCFLNMLAFSKIMKKYDKITSRNASKSYLEMIDTSYLGSCDEVNKLIERLEATFIKHFTNGNRGRGMKSLRPRDKKERHLTTFFLGLFTGCSTALVAGIIVSIHARNLLNHEGRQQYMDNIFPLYSLFAYIFLHMLMYGANTYFWRRFQVNYPFIFGFKPGTEMGFREIFLLASGLSVLALAAVLSNLDMEMDPETKSFQTLTELVPLGLVTVLLLISICPFNILYRSSRFFLVRCAWRCICAPLYKVTFSDFFLADQLTSQVQAFRSLLFYICYYGWGDFRRRSNKCLQSNTYEILYIVVVIIPFWSRVLQCLRRLLEEKKPMQGLNGLKYFSTVVALVLRTIYDLRRQTFWRIMAATSSGVTTVYNTYWDIVIDWGLLQKNAKNRWLRDKLLISNKAVYFVAIVLNVLLRLVWMQLILGFEAPFLHRKAMVALVACLEILRRGIWNFFRLENEHFNNVESYRAFKTVPLPFYYEDEKIM, encoded by the exons ATGAAGTTTGGTAAGGAATTAACTTCTCAAATGGTGCAAGAATGGCAGGGAGCATACATGGACTACAGCCATCTCAAGAAGCTGCTGAAAGAGATCATGAGATTTCGACTGCAGAATGCACCTCAGTTTTCGAGCCGAAAGGGCTTCCTGACAAGGAGGCTAACCATGTACAGGGCGTTTAGTGGGCTAACAGGCCGAGACAACCATGTTAGGAGCTCATCAAAAGAGAATGAGGATGAAGTGATATTAGTGGGTCCAGTACAGCAAGAGGGCtctgaaaattattatcagaCTACGTTTCTGAGGTCGTCCGAGGAAGGAGGAGGGGATGAGGTTGTGTTCTTTGAGAAACTTGATCATGAGCTCAACAAAGTGCTGAGGTTTTATAAGGCTAAGGTTGAAGAAGTGAAAGTTGAGGCCGAGGAACTGAGCAAACAGATGGATGCACTAATTGCGTTGAGGATAAAAGTGCATAAGCCTTATGTGGAACAGAAATTTGCTCCAGCAGTTAAGGTCGGGAGTTCAGCTCCTGCAACAGACATTGCATCGGCAAGTGGAGAAAGCCGTG AAATGGATGTAATTGAAGAAGTTGAAACGGGCAGCGATGGATCTTCTGGAGATGAACAGATCAGAGCTTCGAAGGACAAGAAGGATATTAAAGGTTTTAGGCCTGCTCCTGTTGAAGTTTTGGATCATGTAAAGATCAATGTTGCTCCTGACACTCCCATCTCGACTTTAAGAAATGTTATCATTTCTTCAAAATCTGATCTATCGTTCAGCAAGGAGGAGCTAAGAAAAGCGGAAGAGAAATTGGGACGGGCTTTCGTTGAATTTTACCAAAAACTTCGACTTCTTAAAAGCTACTG TTTCTTGAATATGCTTGCTTTCTCCAAGATTATGAAGAAATACGACAAG ATCACTTCAAGAAATGCTTCTAAATCTTACTTAGAGATGATTGACACATCTTATCTTGGCAGCTGCGACGAG GTTAACAAACTCATCGAAAGACTTGAGGCCACATTCATTAAACACTTCACAAACGGCAACCGTGGGAGAGGAATGAAATCTTTGAGACCAAGAGATAAAAAGGAGAGGCACCTGACAACATTTTTCCTTG GACTATTCACTGGTTGCTCAACAGCACTGGTCGCGGGTATCATTGTCTCAATACATGCACGGAATCTTCTTAATCATGAGGGACGACAGCAGTATATGGACAATATATTTCCACTCTATAG CTTGTTCGCATACATTTTCCTACACATGCTCATGTATGGGGCAAACACATACTTCTGGAGGCGATTCCAGGTGAACTACCcgtttatttttggatttaaaCCAGGAACAGAAATGGGCTTCAGAGAAATCTTCCTTCTTGCATCCGGGCTCTCGGTACTTGCATTGGCTGCCGTACTCTCTAACTTGGACATGGAAATGGACCctgaaacaaaaagttttcagaCCTTAACTGAACTTGTTCCACTAGGACTAGTTACC GTTTTGCTTCTTATAAGCATCTGTCCTTTCAACATCCTATATCGTTCAAGTCGTTTCTTTCTTGTTCGTTGCGCATGGCGCTGTATTTGTGCCCCTCTTTACAAG GTTACGTTCTCCGATTTCTTCTTGGCAGATCAGCTAACAAGCCAG GTTCAGGCTTTCAGAAGTTTGCTGTTTTACATCTGCTACTATGGATGGGGTGACTTCAGAAGGAGATCAAACAAGTGCCTTCAAAGCAATACTTACGAAATTCTCTATATAGTTGTTGTGATCATTCCATTCTGGTCGCGCGTCCTTCAG TGCCTTCGCCGCCTGTTAGAGGAGAAAAAGCCCATGCAAGGGCTTAACGGCctaaaatatttctcaacAGTAGTGGCACTTGTCCTTAGGACAATATATGATCTCAGGAGACAAACGTTTTGGAGAATCATGGCAGCAACAAGCTCAGGAGTTACCACAGTATACAACACGTACTGGGATATAGTTATAGATTGGGGTCTTCTGCAAAAGAATGCCAAAAACCGTTGGCTGAGGGATAAGCTTCTGATATCAAACAAAGCTGTGTACTTTGTGGCTATA GTATTGAACGTACTTCTCAGACTAGTTTGGATGCAGTTGATTCTTGGTTTTGAAGCACCATTTCTCCACAGGAAAGCAATGGTTGCCCTTGTTGCCTGTTTGGAGATACTTCGCCGTGGAATTTGGAACTTCTTCAG GTTGGAAAATGAGCACTTCAACAACGTTGAAAGTTATCGAGCGTTCAAGACAGTACCGCTGCCATTTTACTATGAAGATGAAAAGATCATGTGA
- the LOC105167645 gene encoding SPX domain-containing protein 4 — MKFGKEFRIHLEETLPEWRDKYLSYKPLKKLLKNIPAPAAHNLPPEGSLPELHEWFVGILNEELEKFNDFYVDKEEEFVIRFQALKERIERVKLRGNNDVMFTSETEFSEEMMEIRKDFVAIHGEMILLKHYSSLNFAGLIKILKKYDKRTGELLSLPFTQLAVHQPFFTTEPLTRLVRECEANLEDLFPSEAEVVESTSVEQNQAGTTHADISNAPPKTTLSLGDETIDIYRSTLAAIRAIQGLKKASSTYNPMSLSYIFGNQDTESTGAVTAENSPSDSFTTLHKGDDANEDVHSPK, encoded by the exons ATGAAATTCGGGAAAGAATTCAGGATACATTTGGAAGAAACCCTACCGGAATGGAGGGACAAGTATTTGTCCTACAAGCCCTTGAAGAAGCTCCTCAAGAATATTCCCGCGCCCGCTGCTCATAACCTGCCGCCGGAGGGCTCCTTGCCTGAGCTTCATGAGTGGTTTGTGGGGATTCTCAACGAGGAGCTTGAAAAGTTCAACGATTTCTACGTCGACAAGGAGGAAGAATTTGTCATCCGCTTCCAG GCACTAAAGGAAAGAATTGAGCGTGTAAAGCTGAGGGGAAATAATGATGTGATGTTTACCTCAGAGACCGAATTTAGTGAAGAGATGATGGAAATACGCAAGGACTTTGTTGCAATTCATGGGGAGATGATCCTTCTCAAACACTACAGCTCCCTAAACTTTGCAG GTCTTATTaagattttgaagaaatatgaCAAAAGAACAGGGGAATTGTTGAGTCTACCTTTTACTCAGCTTGCTGTTCACCAGCCCTTCTTTACAACTGAACCTCTCACGAGATTGGTTCGTGAGTGTGAGGCAAATCTTGAGGACCTGTTTCCATCGGAAGCAGAGGTTGTCGAGTCTACCTCTGTTGAACAGAACCAGGCAGGAACAACTCATGCTGACATATCAAATGCTCCCCCCAAGACAACATTGTCACTTGGGGACGAAACTATAGATATATACAGGAGCACCCTTGCTGCAATTAGAGCTATACAGGGCCTTAAGAAGGCAAGCTCTACCTATAATCCTATGTCGTTGTCTTATATCTTCGGAAACCAAGATACTGAAAGTACAGGTGCAGTAACAGCAGAAAACTCACCTTCTGACTCTTTCACAACCTTGCATAAAGGAGATGATGCAAATGAAGATGTTCATTCCCCCAAGTGA